TTTTCGCAAACCGAGGGGTAAGGCGACAAGGGCGATGCGCTTCGACACAGCATCCTCCGGCGCGGGCAAGGAACAGGTGCGGGACAAGGACGGATGTCATTATAATCACAAAGAGGGGCGTCTCAAAGATGGAAATATGGGGGATAAGAATTGGGGAAGGCTCCGAAGAGCCTTCCCCGTGCTGTCAGGTGTCGCGCGTTACAAGATCTATAAATTGGCTACTTGGCCCTGGTCGGCTTCACTGAGAAGCTCCTCGATCTTTTCCAAGAGCTTTCTCGGCCGGAAAGGTTTTGTAATGTAGTCATTCGCCCCGGCCTTCATTCCCTCTTCGCGATCAATCGGGCGCCCTTTGGCGGAGAGCAGAATGATGGGGATGTCGGCGAATCGCTCTTCCGAACGCAGGTGGCGGCACACCTCATAACCGTCGATCTTGGGCATCATGATATCGAGAACAATGAGATCGGGTGAATTTTCCTCGACAACCTGAAGGGCTTCCTCGCCGTCGAACGCGGTGAGAACCTCATATCCCTCCATGCTGAGCGAAAACTCAAGGATGTGAACAATATATACCTCGTCATCCACAACAAGTATCCGCTTGCGTCGCAATGGTCTCCCTCCCACCAATTCGGATGTCTTAAGCCGACGTACGCCGCTCCCAGACAACAATGCTCCCCGCATGTCCTTTCCCAACATGTTTGAGCTCGGCCGATGTGTCGGTTATCTCGCCGACATGCTTGAACTGACGCCCTTGGTTTGTCACCGCCGCTATTGTTAAAGTCATGATGGGAAATTGTTGATAGCTTCCCCGGCGGTCGACAACCTTGATAAATCCCCGCGTTCGATCCTCTTGGTCATATAATTGCTGAATCTCACGATCAAAAGCTTCAATGAGCGCTTCGCCCACTATCTGAGCGGTATGGATACCCGCAATCACAATAAAATCATCACCGCCGACATGTCCGATAAAATCGCCGGGTTCGCCGTGTTGAGCCACCACTCTTACAACAATGTCGGCCAACAAGCGGATCGCCTGGTCGCCATGGCGATAGCCGTAGTAGTCGTTAAAGGCCTTGAAGTTGTCTATATCGAGATAAAGAAATGCGAAAACCTCGTTATTATCCAACCGATTCTGAAACTCGTCTTCAATCGCCGCATTTCCCGGCAGACCCGTCAGCGGACTCGCCTCTCTCTGCGACCGGCTCCATACCAATAAATTATGCACCCGCAGCAACAGCTCATCCGCCTCATACGGCTTGACGATGTAATCGTTCGCGCCGCCGGATAGTCCTTCCAGCCGGTCTTTCAACTCCGACTTCGCGGTCAGCATGATCACAGGAATGTGGCTTGTGGTGAAATTGTTCTTTAAAATTTGGCAGGCCTTGTTCCCGTCCATCTTCGGCATCATCCAATCCATGACGATAAGATCAGGAACCGCCTCGAGAGCCCGCTGGACACCTTCTTCCCCGTCACTGGCCGTGATGACTTCATATCCGGCTTTGTCAAGTTGAAGCCTGAGAATCGTCCGCAGACTCTTCTCATCTTCCACGACGAGGATCCGGGCCGAGGCCGTGGGATTATTTTTATTCTGTTTCTTTTCCATAGCTCGTTCCCAGAATGAATCGGGAATCATCGCGTCATTGTTTAGATGCATTGTGATCTGTTTTTGCGAAAAGTGACCTTCATATCATCAAAATTGAAAGCTATTTATAGTTGACACCCGCCCTTAAACATAAACCGGAAATGGGCTATATAAGCCACTCTGAGAGGCTATCGGCATGGGGGAATTAACCCAGCGTTTGATCATTTGTTAATCATTGCTTGATCTTTGCATAATGCTTGATGACTCATCTTGAGCGCCGCGCGGATTAGAACGTTAACAAAGAATCATGCGCCAAAACACCCAACTGCGTTCGTGCATTCTGCAATTCCATCCTGCGAATTTATTGGATTTCGCAGTGTCCCGCCGCCGCTAGTACTCGCCGGTCCAGTCATCGAGATTCGGCATGGCGGGAAGCGCATAGGTCGAGATTTCGCCGCGCTTGAAGTGGTGGATACCAGCCAACCCCACCATAACGGCATTATCGGCGCAGTACTTGGGGCTTGGAATCCGGAGCGCCCACCCCTCGCTCCCGGCGTCGGCGGCCAGACGCGCCCGCAGGGCGCTATTGCAGGCCACCCCCCCGCAGACGAAAACCCGATCATATCCGGTCCGGTGGAGCGCGGCCCGGATCTTGGCGGATAAGACATCGATGACGGCGGTCTGGAAGGAGGCGGCGACATCGGCGACGTAGGCCGCCCGCTCATCTGATCCCTCGGGCAACGCCGTCCGCTGATCCCCGTCGAGAAAGATCTTCACGGCCGTCTTTAATCCGCTGAAGCTGAACTCCAATCCGCCCTTGGCCACATCGAGCATCGCCCGGGGAAAGGGAATGGCATCGGGCGATCCGGCCTGGGCCACGCGATCAATGGCCGGTCCGCCGGGAAAGCCAAGTCCCAGCAGCTTGGCGACCTTGTCGAAGGCCTCCCCCGCCGCGTCATCCCGGGTGGCCCCCAAGATGCTCCACTCGCCCCACTCGGGTAGATCGATGAGCTCGGTATGGCCGCCCGAGACCACCAGCCCGACGGCCGGCGGTTCCGCCGGCCCTTCCGCCAGAACCGACATGAGATGCGCCTCGATATGATTGACCCCGATGATGGGGATCTTGCGGGCATAGGCCAATCCCTTGGCGGCGGAGAGACCCACCAGGAGAGATCCGATCAGACCGGGTCCGTTGGTGACGGCCACGGCGACAAGATCATCCGTCGTGACATGAGCCTGCTCCAGCGCCTCCGAAATCACCGGAAGGATGAGACGAAGATGCTCTCGCGAGGCCAGCTCGGGAACGATACCGAGAAATTCGGAATGAATCTGCTGGGAAGAAACAACGCTGGAGAGGATCGTCCCATCGAGTTTCAGGACGGCGGCGCAAGTGTCGTCACATGAGGATTCGATCGCCAGCAAGGGGGCCGATGGGTCGAAGGGTGGCGGATGGAACCGCGGCGGATTGGGGGCAGATGCCGGCATTGACGATCCTCTCACCCTTGTGGCGGTTACCTACTCGTTGAAATCAAAAGGAACCGGGATCCACGCATAAAGTCCGCGCCGGCCCGACCGCGCCGATTTGAAGCGCCAAGCATAGGCGGCCTCGATCGCCGCCATCTGCAGGGATTCGCTCTCCGCCGTGGGATAGATCGATACCGCCGTGAGAGGCGTCCCCTCGGGATCAATCAGAATATCGATCATGACACGCCCCTTGAGATGGCGATCCGGGATCTGCGGATAGACCGGATCCTCTCGCTTCACAACCTCGGGAATCCTTGATAGGGATTTGCGGTCCTCGTCGCTTTGGAAGGGCCGCAGGGGCCGGCTGCCGATCCGCCGCCGCGCCCATTCCCGCTTTCCTTCCTGAAGCGCCGGCCAGTTGGTTGAGAGCACCTGGACATGGCTCAGCGGAATCGTCTCCCCCTTGGGAGTGAAGACCCATTCATCGGTCACCCATGGGCGGGTCAGCAACCGCGCCGGAAGACGGGGCGGCCGGGCGCACCAGGGATTGTTCTGCCCCACCTTGAGGTGTTCCTCATCATATAGAGTGCCGTCCCGCAATTTGAGGATCCCCATTTCAGGGAGGTAATAGTCGATCTCGGCCCAAGCGACACGCACCCCTTCATTTGGGTTCTCCGCCAGGATACCGGCCGGGCTCAAAATCGGGCACAAGGTATCGGGACCGGCCCAGATGAGAGCCCGGTCCTTGTCCTTCATGGCCACATAGATGAGACCGACGCGCGGTCCGCCCGTCTCCCCATCCGCAAAAAAAGAGGAACCGCACTGCTCGCAGAATCTCGATGCCTCCTGCACCGGAGGATCGCACTCGGGACAGATAACCCACGCAAAGGAAGAACCAATTCCTGTGACTCCCATCAGGAGCGGGAGCCATAATGTCATCATCCATTGACGATGGAATGATGTGATCTGAAGGAAACCCATCCTCGGGACCCTCCTCACACGGCCTCTTGCCGCAATAACCCGGCGTACCATCAAGGTAACATCTGAAATCCAACCCCGCTACCGGCGGCGAAGAGAGAGGAACACCAGAGGATGAAAACTTGGAACGATAGACCAAATCCTTGGGGGCTCCCCGGCTCCCTCCGTGGATGACCGACTCGTTCGTGAAGACCCGATCCGACCCGACAGGAGCCCCCGAATCCAGCCAAAGCCTTTTGGCTTGCCCCCAACAACCCCCGTCAAAACGGAAGTTGTTTGATCCGGTTGAAGAAGATGCACGGTTGTTAAAGAACGGTGCGCCGGGTGTTTTTCCCCAGCGATGAAAGGCAGCTTATCAGATCATCCAACCTCTTGCAAGATAAAAAGATAACCGATTACCACATTGACGATTGTCCCGCTTCTCTCAAGTTATTTACCAATGGAGCGGTCTAACTTGTGAAGAGCCAATGGAACCGGAGAGGACTCCATTTGGGGTTGGGTCTCCGGTCGATCGGAGGTTTGGGCGCCTCCTTGCAGACGAGGATGAGGCGCCGGCCGGCGAAATAGCAGTTTCTTCTACGGGAAGCGGTGGTCTAAAGTCCCGTTGACGGATGTCGTTGAACCCGCCGCATCGCGTCGGTCCTGTTGCCTTACTTTTGTACAACTTTGGAGATGCCGCATGCCCGCCGAACAAACCTCTGAGCACCGTCATCACTGGCTTCTCAATCCCGACATCGCCTTTCTCAATCACGGCTCTTTCGGCGCTTGTCCTCGGCCGGTGTTGAAAGTACAAGAGGACTTCCGCCGGCGCTTGGAAAGGGATCCCGTGCGGTTCATGGTGAAGGAATCCTTCGACCTGATGAATGCGGCGCGAATCGAGCTGGCCGCATTTGTTAAAGCCGATCCCGAGGATCTCGCCTTTGTCCCCAACGCGACAACCGGCGTGAACGCGGTTCTGCGCTCGCTCACGTTCGGGCCCGGCGACGAACTTCTGACAACCGACCATGAATACAACGCCTGCAAGAACGCTCTCAATTTCGTCGCCGCGCGCACCGGCGCCAAGGTGGTGGCCGCCCACATCCCCTTCCCGTTGATGTCGCCGAACCAGGTGGTGGAGGCCGTCCTAGAGAAGGCCACCCCAAGAACCCGCTTGGTTCTAATCGATCACATAACCAGCAGCACGGCCTTGATCCTGCCGGTCAAAGAGATCGTATCGGCGTTGCGAGAGCGCGGCATCGACACGCTCGTCGACGGGGCGCACGCCATCGGGATGCTCGACTTGAACATTCCGGAAATCGGCGCCGCCTACTACACAACCAATTGCCACAAATGGCTCTGCACACCCAAGGGCACGGCCTTGCTGCATGTCCGCCACGATCTACGGGGGTCGATCCGTCCCCTGACAATCAGCCACGGCGCCAATATCCCGCCCGGCGAGCGCTCCCGCTACCATTGGGAATTCGATTGGACGGGAACCAGCGATCCCACGGGATATTTGTCGATCCCCGCCGCCATACAATTTATGGGATCCCTCTATGCGGGGGGGTGGGCGGAGCTGCGGGAGAGAAACCACGCCCTGTGTCTGGCCGCGCGGGACCGGCTTTGCCAAGTGCTCGGCGCCGAGCCGCCGGCGCCCGATGAGATGCTAGGCTCGATGGCGACGATGCCCCTATCCGACGGATCGCTTGCGCCGCCCCTTTCCCCCATCAGCCCCGATCCACTGCAAAAGCGGCTTTGGGATGATTATGGCATCGAGGTGCCCGTGGTCTACTGGCCGGACGCCCCCAAGCGCTGGTTCCGTATCTCTGCGCAGGCCTACAACATGAAGGAGGATTTTGAGCGGCTGGCGACGGCGCTCGAAGACATTTTTAAATCCGGGGAGTCAATGTAAACGAAAGTCCCATCCGCCGCGACTTCACAGGTAAGAACGGAACTTACAGTCGGAGGTGCGGCATGAATTCCGCCGGGGATCTTCCAATGAGGGTGATCACAGTGAGCGAAACGATTTCGAAATCGGTAGCGTTCCCCGAAGATCTATCCCTGGCCCGGCGCGCCGTCATGCGGGATGAAGCGGCATGGCGGGAAATCTACGACACGACGCGGGATCGCCTCTTCGCGCTCCTCTCCTATTACACCGGCCAGCGCGAAGACGCCTTGGAGCTCCTTCAAGAGACTTACCTCAGCGCTCTCAACTCGATCGATCGATACAGGGGCGACGGCTCCCTCGCCGGATGGTTCGCCATTATCGCCATCCGCCGGGCGAGGGATTGGCGGCGCAAGCTGGCGGTGTGGAAACGCCGCCGGCAGGAACTGGCGGATGAGCGAGCGCTCGATCCGCCGGCGATGCCGAACGATCCCCTGCGTCTTCAATTGCAAGGAGCCATCGCAAAACTCGCCGGAAGGCAGCGGGCTTCATTTCTCATGCGGGAGATGGAGGGATTGTCCTTTCGAGAGATCGGGGAAGCGCTGGGTATCGGCGAACCGACCGCCCGAGTCCATTATCACCGCGCCAAAAAGATCATGCAGAACCTCCTTAACCCTGATGACGATGCGACGGCCGATCCGGCGGACGGCTCGGCCGGCGGCATTGCGACGGAGTCCCGACGCGAGCCCTCGCTGAAGGGCGTGACGACGCGAGCGAACCCGACTTGCGACACGGATAATGAGGAGGTGTCGACATGAAACGCGACCTAGACCGCTACAAGGATAAGCTGACCCCTGAAGAGGAACGCCGCATTTGGGGCCGGATGCGAAGCGCCCTTCACGAGGACCGGGACGAAGATAAAAGTTGGAGACTCGGACTCTGGCTGAGCCGCGCCGCCATCGTGGCGGGAACGGCGATGTTGGCGGTTGCGATTTGGCGCGCCGGATCCCCCCCGCCCAACACAACGCTGCCAGAGGCGCCGCTCCAGCCGGATCGCTATCTCTCCAAGAAAATGGAGCCGAAGAGCGCGCCGGGAATCGATGCGCCGGCGCATGATGATGATAACTCTCTGAAGCCGGATGGGATTCTGCCGATCCCCGGGGCGAATCAGCTCAGTACGGATGCTCGGTCCGCGGCGCCGCCGATGGAGGCGCCGGAGATCTACTCTGAGATGAAAGCCACGCGCCCCTCCGATGACGAGATCATTGCGCATCGCGAACGGCAGCCCATCATGCTCGCCGATGCGGGCGAGATCCGCGGCAGTGTCTTTAACGAATACGGCGAGCCGATGCCCTTCATTAAGGTGACCCTCAATGACACGCCCTGGGGCACGATTGTACAAGACGACGGCTCCTTCCGTATCCGCAATCTCCCCGCCGGGAATTACACGCTTAGTGTGATGGAAGCCGGATACCATGAAGTGAACCTCTCCAACCTGAACGTCAAAGAACGGGAGTTGCTGGAACTCAACGTGGCGCTGGAGACGGATTCGCCCTACGGCCGGATCTGTGGGCGGATTCTCAATTCGGCGGGTGAGCCGGTCGCCGGAGCGCGCGTGCAGGTGCTCGACGGCGGCGGGCGTGCCGTCACCGCCGATGATGGATCCTTCTGCATCACGGATGTCTCCGCTGGACGCCATCGGATCTATGTGAGTGCGCGAGACTACCAGGCGCTGACCCTGGAAGACATTGATGTAGAGCGCGGCCTTGAAAACGATCTGGTCGCGAATCTCACGAATGCCGATGTACCGGACAAGAAATCAAAAGGGAAAAAGGAATCCACGCTCTCCGGGGGAAAACTTCACTATGAGAGTGCTCCATCAGAAGAAGCGATCACCTCGATGGAGATTGCCGAGAGCGAACAGGTTGCGTCCTCTGTCACCAGATCCGATCAGGTGCGCTTGATGGAGGCGGGAGGATCCACCGCCGGCGAATCCCGCTACGGCTCCGCCACCGGCGGCCTTCAGCCGGTCAATGACGAGCTGGCGGACGATATGTTCTTCAAGCACTACGGCGTGAATCCCTTTGTCGCCGCCGACGAAGACGCCCTCTCAACCTTCGGCCTCGACGTCGACACCGGCTCTTATACGATCGCCCGGAATTATATTCGCAAAGGGAAGCTCCCTCCCCAGGAAGCGATCCGCGTCGAGGAATTCGTCAACTTCGTCCGCAAGAACTACGATCCGCCGGAGCATGATGATTTCAGCATCCGGGTCGACGGAATGCCCTCCCCCTTCGCGCCGGTGCAGGACGGATCGTATCAGCTGGTGCGTGTCGGCATCCGCGGCCGGGTCGTTGATTCGGAGGATAGGGAGGCGGTGCAGGTCGTTCTCGTCATCGACACCTCGGGATCGATGCGGAGTGAGAACCGGATCGAGCTGTTAAAATCCTCCATGGATATCCTTCTCGATGAGCTGCGTCCCGATGATGAACTCGGCATCGTCGCCTTCAGCAACACCGCCCGCGTCGTATTGCCGATGACCTCTCTGAAGGATGAGGAGAAGATCCATCGGGCGATCCACTCGCTTCAGCCGAACGGCTCCACCAATGTTGAGCAGGGTTTGGAGTTCGGGTATGCGATGCTGCGCGAAGCGCCCCATCAGAGCCCAAACCAGCGGATCATCCTCTGTTCCGACGGCGTCGCCAATGAAGGCAACACGGGATGGGAAAAGATCCTGGAAAATGTAAAAGAATCTTCCGACCGGATCATGCTTTCTTCAATCGGCTTCGGCATGGGCAACTACAATGACGTTCTGATGGAGAAGTTGGCCGACGCCGGTGACGGGCAATATGCCTATGTCGACGAGATCGGTGAAGCGACGCGGGTTCTCCGCGAAAATATCACCGGCCTGCTGCAGGTGATCGCCCGCGACACCAAGGCGCAAATCGAATTCAATCCGGAGATCGTGGAGCGCTACCGCCTCATCGGTTACGAGAACCGCGATGTGCGCGATGCGGATTTCCGCAACAACGCCGTTGACGCCGGCGAAATCGGCGCCGGACATGAAGTCACGGTGCTTTACGAAGTGAAGCTGAAGGATCGCAACCGGCAGGGTGAACTGGCGACCGTTCGCCTGCGGTACGAAAAGCCGGAAGGAGGCCGCTTCGTTGAGTTGGAAGAGATTGCACAAGTGAACCGGCTCGAGGCGCGTATCGACGATGCGCCGGCTGATCTCATCTTCGACGCCTGCGTCGCCGAGTTTGCGGAGATTCTGCGGGGAAGCTACTGGGCCAAGGAAAGCACACTGCCCCCCGTCCTCGATCTGGCCCGCGGCGCGATTGAAAGAATGACGTCACGGCCGGATCTTGATGAAATTTACCTGGTCATGCAGAAGGCGGCCGCCATCAGCCGGCCGTGATCCTATGTCCCCAAGGCGATCGCCCAGCGCCACTTGATGCCGTCATCATTTGATGTCCATCCCGTGGGATCATCGACCCAAAGCGGGGCATAGAATTGCACGTGTCCCCTTGAGAGCCCGGGCATCGGCACTCGCGGCTCCCATTGCAGAAAGAATCCGGCCGATTTCAGGAATCCCGATGGAAAGGAAAAGCGGTCATCCCAGCGCCAGGCGACTTTCCCTGCTTCGCCATAGGCGAAGACCGGCATGCGGAGCCAGCGCCGGACATCCGCCGATGGGATGAGATCAAAAAGAGTATCAAGCGGGCGCCCCAGAGCGACATCAAGAGCAGCGGTCCAAATGCGATTCGCCACCGGCCCGATATCACCAAAACCGCGCATCGCCGGCCCGTCATTATAAACAATATTCCCGTGCCGCCACCAATCCCCCGGCAATCCACCGTCGGCCCGATAGAGGTATGTCTCATAGAGATCCATCGTGGCGCCGCGCGCGGGGCTGTAGCGCCAGGGCGCCATTCGAGCGCGGGCGGCGGCCTGGTTCCCGGCGCGCAGATCAGGCGACGTTACATATCCGGCGAAGAATTTCAGGGAAAATGTTATACCTGCGATCGCGCCATCCCCATCCGCCTTCACTTCCCAGCGGGTCACCGGGGGCGTCGCGCCACCCAGCGTGGATTCCAAGAAGAAACCGCTCCTCGTCAGCAAGGAATGCGCCGGTTGATAGACAACAGAGGCGGTCAGTGAATTGTTGATCTCATCATTCCAGGCCAAACCCGGCGCCAGGTCGTTCGACTCGAGCATCTGACGGCTGCGGAAAGCCAGCTCTATCTTTGTGGAAGACCCCTCCGTCAATAGCTTGCGGTAGGTCTTTTGAACGCCGATCTCCTGCCATGAGCGGCCATCAACAACAGCGCTCTTGAGATACCATCGCGAGAGGCGCCCGAGCCACTGAACCGGGGTATCATAAGTCAGCTCATATCCCGGACGGCCGGAATTCAAGCCGATCCGCGGATAGAGATGCAGTTGATCGAAACGAGTCCAGCTCTCATCGAGATACGATCCCCGCAGATGCATCCCCAGCCATACGCCGTCCTGGTTTGTATAACCGGCGGACGGCCGCCAAAGAAGATCATAGGCGTCGAGGCTTTCATGATGAAGCCTCATATTGTCAAACTTGAGTTGCGTGGGCCCGAAGGGCTGCAACCGGTAGAAGCGATCCGAACACCAGACATTATCCCGCCCGTCGATATCGGGAAGCCGGCCGCCGCCGTCGATGCTGACAAAGAGAGGCTCCGCGGGAAGGCTTAACTCCGCGATGTATGTCCGGCGTACGGCGCCGCATCCGGTCCAAGGGGGCAGCACCTTGCAGCCCGGCGCCCGCTTGGCATAGTCATCCACCGGGATATGGGCCGAATAGCGAGCGCCGTCCCGCAGGAAAAAATCGAGATCGAGCGGCATGAACATATCGCCCTTGCGCTCCAAATCGATCTTCACGTGATATTGTCGCGCTCCGGCGCCCGTCGTGATCCACTCCCCATCGACAGCAGTGATCGCATAATCCATGGTCATCGAGGTATAGAGCCATTGATCAAAGAACCAATCGAGCGGGCGACCGGAAGCATCCTCAAAAACGGCGATCATATCTTCCGGATAAGGATGGCGGAATTTCCAGCGTTCAAAATAGGCGCGGAGCGCTTTCTCAAAAACAGCATCACCGAGAACCAGCCGCAGCATCTCGAGCATCGTCGAGGATTTAAAATAGGTTTGGCGGTAGTTGCGGTACTCGGGATACCAGCTTGAATCCATCGCCAGATCATCCAGGTACCCTGAATGGGCGAAATTGATATATCGCCGCGCGTTGCGCAGATATCGCCGCGACGCCCGCGGATAAAACTTCTGCGCATACCATCCGTCTTTTTTGTAAAAGGTGCCGCTTGATTCGGGTCCGAAGATGATATCCATCGCCCAGGCGGTAATGAAGTTTGTAAATACTTCATCCATAAAGGCGCGGTGGGTTTCATTGCTGCCGACGGCTCCCATGAACCAATTGTGCGCCAGCTCATGTCCGATCAGACCGTAATATTCGGGAGAACTGTCGCCGTCGAGACTGAGCATGGGATATTCCATGCCCGACGAGGCATCAACCACGGTGTGTTGAGGCCAGACATAACGTCCGATCTT
This window of the Candidatus Eisenbacteria bacterium genome carries:
- a CDS encoding response regulator; this encodes MRGALLSGSGVRRLKTSELVGGRPLRRKRILVVDDEVYIVHILEFSLSMEGYEVLTAFDGEEALQVVEENSPDLIVLDIMMPKIDGYEVCRHLRSEERFADIPIILLSAKGRPIDREEGMKAGANDYITKPFRPRKLLEKIEELLSEADQGQVANL
- a CDS encoding response regulator — encoded protein: MEKKQNKNNPTASARILVVEDEKSLRTILRLQLDKAGYEVITASDGEEGVQRALEAVPDLIVMDWMMPKMDGNKACQILKNNFTTSHIPVIMLTAKSELKDRLEGLSGGANDYIVKPYEADELLLRVHNLLVWSRSQREASPLTGLPGNAAIEDEFQNRLDNNEVFAFLYLDIDNFKAFNDYYGYRHGDQAIRLLADIVVRVVAQHGEPGDFIGHVGGDDFIVIAGIHTAQIVGEALIEAFDREIQQLYDQEDRTRGFIKVVDRRGSYQQFPIMTLTIAAVTNQGRQFKHVGEITDTSAELKHVGKGHAGSIVVWERRTSA
- the tsaD gene encoding tRNA (adenosine(37)-N6)-threonylcarbamoyltransferase complex transferase subunit TsaD, with amino-acid sequence MPASAPNPPRFHPPPFDPSAPLLAIESSCDDTCAAVLKLDGTILSSVVSSQQIHSEFLGIVPELASREHLRLILPVISEALEQAHVTTDDLVAVAVTNGPGLIGSLLVGLSAAKGLAYARKIPIIGVNHIEAHLMSVLAEGPAEPPAVGLVVSGGHTELIDLPEWGEWSILGATRDDAAGEAFDKVAKLLGLGFPGGPAIDRVAQAGSPDAIPFPRAMLDVAKGGLEFSFSGLKTAVKIFLDGDQRTALPEGSDERAAYVADVAASFQTAVIDVLSAKIRAALHRTGYDRVFVCGGVACNSALRARLAADAGSEGWALRIPSPKYCADNAVMVGLAGIHHFKRGEISTYALPAMPNLDDWTGEY
- a CDS encoding TonB family protein, which gives rise to MGFLQITSFHRQWMMTLWLPLLMGVTGIGSSFAWVICPECDPPVQEASRFCEQCGSSFFADGETGGPRVGLIYVAMKDKDRALIWAGPDTLCPILSPAGILAENPNEGVRVAWAEIDYYLPEMGILKLRDGTLYDEEHLKVGQNNPWCARPPRLPARLLTRPWVTDEWVFTPKGETIPLSHVQVLSTNWPALQEGKREWARRRIGSRPLRPFQSDEDRKSLSRIPEVVKREDPVYPQIPDRHLKGRVMIDILIDPEGTPLTAVSIYPTAESESLQMAAIEAAYAWRFKSARSGRRGLYAWIPVPFDFNE
- a CDS encoding aminotransferase class V-fold PLP-dependent enzyme, translated to MPAEQTSEHRHHWLLNPDIAFLNHGSFGACPRPVLKVQEDFRRRLERDPVRFMVKESFDLMNAARIELAAFVKADPEDLAFVPNATTGVNAVLRSLTFGPGDELLTTDHEYNACKNALNFVAARTGAKVVAAHIPFPLMSPNQVVEAVLEKATPRTRLVLIDHITSSTALILPVKEIVSALRERGIDTLVDGAHAIGMLDLNIPEIGAAYYTTNCHKWLCTPKGTALLHVRHDLRGSIRPLTISHGANIPPGERSRYHWEFDWTGTSDPTGYLSIPAAIQFMGSLYAGGWAELRERNHALCLAARDRLCQVLGAEPPAPDEMLGSMATMPLSDGSLAPPLSPISPDPLQKRLWDDYGIEVPVVYWPDAPKRWFRISAQAYNMKEDFERLATALEDIFKSGESM
- a CDS encoding RNA polymerase sigma factor, with product MRVITVSETISKSVAFPEDLSLARRAVMRDEAAWREIYDTTRDRLFALLSYYTGQREDALELLQETYLSALNSIDRYRGDGSLAGWFAIIAIRRARDWRRKLAVWKRRRQELADERALDPPAMPNDPLRLQLQGAIAKLAGRQRASFLMREMEGLSFREIGEALGIGEPTARVHYHRAKKIMQNLLNPDDDATADPADGSAGGIATESRREPSLKGVTTRANPTCDTDNEEVST
- a CDS encoding von Willebrand factor type A domain-containing protein; the encoded protein is MKRDLDRYKDKLTPEEERRIWGRMRSALHEDRDEDKSWRLGLWLSRAAIVAGTAMLAVAIWRAGSPPPNTTLPEAPLQPDRYLSKKMEPKSAPGIDAPAHDDDNSLKPDGILPIPGANQLSTDARSAAPPMEAPEIYSEMKATRPSDDEIIAHRERQPIMLADAGEIRGSVFNEYGEPMPFIKVTLNDTPWGTIVQDDGSFRIRNLPAGNYTLSVMEAGYHEVNLSNLNVKERELLELNVALETDSPYGRICGRILNSAGEPVAGARVQVLDGGGRAVTADDGSFCITDVSAGRHRIYVSARDYQALTLEDIDVERGLENDLVANLTNADVPDKKSKGKKESTLSGGKLHYESAPSEEAITSMEIAESEQVASSVTRSDQVRLMEAGGSTAGESRYGSATGGLQPVNDELADDMFFKHYGVNPFVAADEDALSTFGLDVDTGSYTIARNYIRKGKLPPQEAIRVEEFVNFVRKNYDPPEHDDFSIRVDGMPSPFAPVQDGSYQLVRVGIRGRVVDSEDREAVQVVLVIDTSGSMRSENRIELLKSSMDILLDELRPDDELGIVAFSNTARVVLPMTSLKDEEKIHRAIHSLQPNGSTNVEQGLEFGYAMLREAPHQSPNQRIILCSDGVANEGNTGWEKILENVKESSDRIMLSSIGFGMGNYNDVLMEKLADAGDGQYAYVDEIGEATRVLRENITGLLQVIARDTKAQIEFNPEIVERYRLIGYENRDVRDADFRNNAVDAGEIGAGHEVTVLYEVKLKDRNRQGELATVRLRYEKPEGGRFVELEEIAQVNRLEARIDDAPADLIFDACVAEFAEILRGSYWAKESTLPPVLDLARGAIERMTSRPDLDEIYLVMQKAAAISRP
- a CDS encoding M1 family metallopeptidase, producing MILNPTIPLKLKQNAFGILLPILLIFTLGTTGAADDRNPPDPAYWQQLVNTRIEVRLDPPGDNLIGHLEIDYTNNSPDTLVSLYFHLFQNAFRAGSHMSDRHAAYGDKRLQKIPPEEEGGTLIDHVTDGDGYPLGVQVDDTIMKVTLVSPLTPGENVHVMMDFTTHYGKVTGRMGKQGKQYQVTQWYPRIAVYDRKRGWNFDQHVGFEFYGEWGSFDVAITAPGDYIIAATGLLQNPDEVMPAGRRRALDLDWYAPTVDPESRPEIPDPPDSVLTWRYHADSVHDFAWVADPTFLIGEAAWDGIPVYAYVRKENAAGWQDADSITAEFLRVFSEKIGRYVWPQHTVVDASSGMEYPMLSLDGDSSPEYYGLIGHELAHNWFMGAVGSNETHRAFMDEVFTNFITAWAMDIIFGPESSGTFYKKDGWYAQKFYPRASRRYLRNARRYINFAHSGYLDDLAMDSSWYPEYRNYRQTYFKSSTMLEMLRLVLGDAVFEKALRAYFERWKFRHPYPEDMIAVFEDASGRPLDWFFDQWLYTSMTMDYAITAVDGEWITTGAGARQYHVKIDLERKGDMFMPLDLDFFLRDGARYSAHIPVDDYAKRAPGCKVLPPWTGCGAVRRTYIAELSLPAEPLFVSIDGGGRLPDIDGRDNVWCSDRFYRLQPFGPTQLKFDNMRLHHESLDAYDLLWRPSAGYTNQDGVWLGMHLRGSYLDESWTRFDQLHLYPRIGLNSGRPGYELTYDTPVQWLGRLSRWYLKSAVVDGRSWQEIGVQKTYRKLLTEGSSTKIELAFRSRQMLESNDLAPGLAWNDEINNSLTASVVYQPAHSLLTRSGFFLESTLGGATPPVTRWEVKADGDGAIAGITFSLKFFAGYVTSPDLRAGNQAAARARMAPWRYSPARGATMDLYETYLYRADGGLPGDWWRHGNIVYNDGPAMRGFGDIGPVANRIWTAALDVALGRPLDTLFDLIPSADVRRWLRMPVFAYGEAGKVAWRWDDRFSFPSGFLKSAGFFLQWEPRVPMPGLSRGHVQFYAPLWVDDPTGWTSNDDGIKWRWAIALGT